A stretch of Malus sylvestris chromosome 11, drMalSylv7.2, whole genome shotgun sequence DNA encodes these proteins:
- the LOC126591127 gene encoding putative receptor-like protein kinase At3g47110 yields the protein MGVLVLKMILIYLLFSAVFVCCWSSLQSGLGGNATDRLALLAIKAQIKQDLHNYNVMSSWNESTHFCMWHGVTCSRRHRQRVTNLDLQSQNLVGKLSPNIGNLSFLRELSLQNNNFSHEIPPQIGNLRRLQVLRLDVNSFSGSIPHNMSYCFNLIHVNFSLNKLVGKIPSEIGLLSKLQKFSLQYNNVMGQVPPSLGNISSLRSLSLVSNNLMGNIPSSLGQLKKLTFLGLGENHMSGSIPSSIYNLSSLVAISMATNQIQGSLPSDIGKSLPNLEILSIYSNQLTGSIPPSIFNVTSVWVFDVGSNNLIGRVPNLQKLHNLLYFDVGDNNIGSGKEGDLSFLSDLTNATQLRRLMISDNNFGGTLPMSISNLSTKLEMFWVEYNQIYGSIPSGIGNLVSLELLHWGYNSFTGNIPSDMGKLSNLGALEIFMNKLSGNIPSSLRNLTKLFHLMLDRNHLEGSIPSDLGECHWLQSLDLSYNLLNGTIPKQVFRLSSLSVSLDLSNNHFTGSLPSEVGNLQSLSELDVSDNMLSGKLPSSLGGCESLEVLHLQGNFFNGSIPLSMSSVRGIRDLDLSRNNFSGEIPHFLEDFRILNNLNLSFNQFWREVPTGGVLKNASAISVVGNTNLCSLVANLKLPKCKSTETKKRRLSRSLKLILPLVFGLALLVMAMVFSYVFLCSSRKKRKEISLCTLGNTILEVSYATLLKATDGFLEANLIGAGSFGYVYKGVLDEDDKVQLVAVKVFNLLRHGASRSFIAECEALRNIRHRNLVKIITVCSSVDFNGNDFKALVYEFMDNGSLEEWLHPPTGTEELRDHVPKQLSLLQRLEIAIDVACALDYLHNHCETPIVHCDLKPSNVLLDKELTGHVSDFGLARFLLQVTSNVSAIQNQTSSIGIRGTVGYAAPEYGMGSELSTNGDVYSFGILLLEMFTGKRPIDNIFVDSLNLHNFVKMALPGRVTEIADAPLLQGGTNENPNQCSARIHKVEVCLSSIFRIGIACSAESATDRLKNINDAASELLSIRNTFLG from the exons atgggggttttggttttgaaaatgATCTTAATATATTTGCTTTTCAGTGCAGTGTTCGTTTGCTGTTGGAGCTCCCTGCAATCGGGACTCGGAGGGAATGCGACGGATAGGCTGGCCCTGCTTGCCATCAAAgctcaaataaagcaagatcTCCATAATTACAACGTGATGAGCTCCTGGAACGAATCCACGCACTTTTGCATGTGGCATGGCGTGACATGCAGTCGACGACATCGCCAAAGGGTCACTAACCTGGACCTGCAATCTCAAAATCTGGTAGGGAAACTATCCCCAAACATTGGAAATCTAAGTTTTCTAAGGGAGCTGTCGCTGcaaaacaacaacttcagtCATGAAATTCCTCCACAAATTGGGAATTTGCGTAGGTTGCAGGTATTGCGATTAGACGTTAACTCGTTTAGTGGCAGTATTCCACACAATATGTCATATTGCTTCAACCTTATCCATGTGAATTTCTCTCTCAACAAATTGGTGGGTAAAATTCCTTCAGAAATTGGATTGCTATCGAAACTGCAAAAATTTTCATTACAATATAATAATGTAATGGGACAGGTCCCTCCTTCCTTAGGGAACATTTCGTCTCTCCGGTCACTAAGTCTTGTTAGTAATAACTTGATGGGAAACATCCCCAGTTCTCTTGGCCAATTGAAAAAATTAACTTTCTTGGGATTGGGCGAAAATCATATGTCTGGTAGCATCCCTTCCTCCATCTATAACCTCTCTTCTCTTGTTGCAATTTCCATGGCAACTAACCAAATTCAAGGGAGTCTTCCTTCAGATATTGGCAAAAGTCTTCCTAATCTCGAAATCTTGAGCATCTACTCAAACCAACTCACTGGGTCCATACCTCCCTCAATATTCAACGTCACAAGTGTTTGGGTATTTGACGTTGGGAGTAACAACCTAATCGGACGGGTACCGAATCTCCAAAAGCTTCACAACCTCCTGTATTTTGACGTTGGCGATAATAATATTGGAAGCGGTAAAGAAGGTGACTTAAGTTTTCTCTCGGACTTGACCAATGCCACCCAGTTACGAAGGCTGATGATTAGCGACAACAATTTTGGAGGGACATTGCCCATGTCAATATCCAATCTCTCAACCAAACTTGAAATGTTTTGGGTTGAATATAACCAAATATATGGAAGCATCCCATCTGGGATAGGGAACCTGGTGAGCTTGGAATTGTTGCATTGGGGGTATAATAGCTTCACAGGTAACATCCCCTCTGACATGGGTAAGCTTTCAAACCTTGGAGCTTTAGAAATTTTCATGAACAAATTATCAGGAAATATTCCGTCTTCCTTAAGAAATTTAACCAAGTTATTCCATCTTATGTTGGATAGAAATCATCTTGAGGGCAGCATTCCTTCAGACCTAGGGGAATGCCATTGGTTGCAGTCGTTGGATCTTTCTTATAACCTCCTAAATGGCACAAtacccaaacaagtttttagacTCTCCTCCTTATCGGTTTCTTTGGACTTGTCTAATAACCACTTCACAGGTTCCCTTCCCTCGGAGGTTGGGAATTTACAAAGTCTAAGTGAACTGGACGTTTCTGATAACATGTTATCTGGAAAACTCCCCAGTAGCCTTGGTGGTTGTGAGAGTTTAGAAGTACTGCATTTGCAAGGAAACTTCTTCAACGGGTCCATTCCTTTGTCTATGAGTTCAGTGAGAGGGATTCGAGATCTAGACCTTTCTCGCAATAATTTTTCAGGGGAAATTCCACATTTTTTAGAAGACTTTAGAATCCTGAATAATCTGAACTTATCATTCAATCAATTTTGGAGAGAGGTACCAACTGGAGGTGTTTTAAAAAATGCGAGTGCTATTTCAGTTGTTGGCAACACTAATTTGTGCAGCCTTGTTGCTAATTTAAAGCTTCCCAAGTGCAAGTCTACAGAGACCAAGAAACGAAGATTGTCTCGTAGCTTGAAACTAATACTCCCTTTAGTATTTGGACTTGCTCTTCTAGTAATGGCCATGGTTTTCTCTTACGTCTTTCTTTGTTCATCaaggaagaaaaggaaagaaatttcATTGTGCACTTTGGGGAACACTATTTTGGAAGTGTCATATGCTACTCTACTCAAAGCTACTGACGGGTTCTTAGAGGCTAATTTAATTGGTGCTGGAAGTTTTGGTTATGTGTACAAGGGAGTTCTTGATGAGGATGATAAAGTTCAACTTGTTGCCGTGAAGGTGTTTAACTTGTTACGCCATGGAGCTTCGAGGAGTTTCATAGCCGAATGTGAAGCTTTGAGAAATATTAGGCACCGAAATCTCGTCAAGATTATAACCGTGTGTTCAAGTGTTGATTTTAATGGTAATGATTTCAAGGCTCTAGTTTATGAGTTCATGGACAACGGGAGCTTAGAGGAGTGGCTGCATCCACCTACTGGAACTGAAGAGTTAAGAGATCATGTACCCAAGCAGTTAAGTCTTCTTCAGAGGCTAGAAATTGCCATTGATGTTGCTTGTGCACTGGATTATCTTCATAATCATTGTGAAACGCCAATAGTTCATTGTGATCTCAAGCCAAGCAACGTTCTTTTGGACAAGGAATTGACTGGCCATGTTTCTGACTTTGGCTTAGCAAGGTTTCTCTTACAAGTAACGAGTAATGTTTCAGCAATTCAAAATCAAACAAGTTCCATTGGAATAAGAGGAACGGTTGGTTATGCAGCTCCAG AGTATGGCATGGGGAGTGAGTTGTCAACAAATGGTGATGTCTATAGCTTTGGCATTCTTTTGTTGGAGATGTTTACAGGGAAGAGACCCATTGACAACATATTTGTTGATAGCTTGAACCttcataattttgtcaaaatggcTCTCCCCGGACGAGTTACTGAGATTGCAGACGCACCACTTCTTCAAGGAGGCACGAACGAGAATCCCAATCAATGCAGTGCGAGAATTCATAAAGTTGAGGTGTGCTTGAGTTCGATATTTAGAATTGGAATTGCTTGTTCTGCTGAATCAGCAACAGATCGACTAAAGAATATCAATGATGCTGCATCTGAACTTCTTTCCATTAGGAATACTTTTCTTGGATAG